One Rosa chinensis cultivar Old Blush chromosome 3, RchiOBHm-V2, whole genome shotgun sequence DNA window includes the following coding sequences:
- the LOC112194379 gene encoding uncharacterized protein LOC112194379 translates to MVLISAGAKWREFKSHLTTRYILPHRDNLEIIESRPKDYLFINQDDWEIFVQDRLSDSFLELHEKQKRKRALSKYPHRLSRKGYAGLEEELSATMDEAELDRATMWIKARQDKNGGFKDPLVEEKAKEIADLKKKEAEGELSTSGSDDVLTLALGNPEHTGIIRGVGANVRQAAYFNLPKRRKQSVEQSLRLSVQKIMEQEREKILAKERAIWEERLKTLEARVLMNPMVTESPKDSTIDREVGSGQGSSNMHEKAANAIEKQIPSTVRKSLDLEPHVEEPVEVVNPIDGVNLNAIEKGQPIGLVVVDLEIQEGEFQAQTIGKECHLALGSTDNVVAIATVIEVNNENNSQLIHGVPLGEGNMRVSIVRSLVDEAKLPFPIENEIMTVRDAIGTYVAWPKNLIVFPVEFQKMAAKSRGMRKRKRVEEDKYHEEDIDMASLPTTLPPSLKAVCIWAKETLTNGKTIICNFDEKIFGHSFKTCVNKNDVNNFATMKEVSGSCISIYMSHLYGVLRKSKMVDMVGFMDSTKTGAIGCGNPIERSRAIADRLKKAKRGQIILLPYNSGCHWMLTVINSEEDTVYFMDPLKRRLIMGEWKNIVDNGIKIYNAQVKRQGRKATTWKNCAGILEQKTDKDCGYFIMRYMKEIVEDKNLDFFTKWERRSKAAYFQEDIDVVRTEWAKFVVKTYM, encoded by the exons ATGGTCTTAATCTCAGCAGGAGCAAAATGGAGAGAGTTCAAGAGTCATTTGACCACCCGCTACATTCTCCCACATAGAGATAACCTTGAAATTATCGAATCTCGACCAAAGGACTAtcttttcattaatcaagatgaCTGGGAGATTTTTGTACAAGATAGGTTATCTGACTCATTTCTA GAACTCcatgagaaacaaaaaagaaaacgagCCTTAAGTAAGTATCCTCATCGGCTGTCACGTAAAGGGTACGCTGGATTGGAGGAAGAACTG TCTGCAACTATGGATGAAGCTGAACTTGATCGTGCAACCATGTGGATCAAAGCACGTCAAGATAAGAATGGAGGATTTAAAGATCCTTTAGTAGAGGAGAAGGCCAAAGAAATT GCtgatttgaagaaaaaagaggCTGAGGGAGAGTTAAGCACTTCTGGTTCAGATGATGTGTTAACTTTAGCATTAGGAAATCCTGAGCATACTGGAATAATTAGAGGTGTAGGGGCAAATGTGAGGCAAGCTGCATACTTTAACCTCCCAAAACGCCGAAAGCAAAGTGTTGAACAGAGTCTTAGGTTAAGTGTTCAGAAAATAATGGAACAAGAAAGGGAGAAGATTCTAGCAAAAGAACGAGCAATTTGGGAGGAGAGGTTGAAGACGTTAGAAGCAAGGGTGTTGATGAATCCTATGGTAACTGAATCCCCCAAAGATTCCACCATTGATAGGGAAGTTGGTTCTGGACAAGGAAGTTCAAATATGCATGAGAAGGCTGCCAACGCAATTGAAAAACAGATTCCCTCCACTGTTAGAAAGTCTTTGGATTTAGAACCTCATGTTGAGGAGCCTGTGGAAGTTGTGAATCCCATTGATGGTGTGAATTTGAATGCTATTGAGAAGGGTCAGCCAATTGGTCTCGTGGTTGTTGATCTGGAAATCCAGGAGGGTGAATTTCAG GCACAGACAATTGGGAAAGAGTGCCATTTAGCTTTAGGTTCAACCGATAACGTTGTAGCTATTGCAACAGTTATAGAAGTCAATAATGAAAACAACAGCCAGCTTATCCATGGTGTTCCATTGGGCGAGGGAAACATGCGTGTATCGATTGTACGCTCTCTAGTGGATGAAGCCAAGCTTCCATTTCCAATCGAAAACGAAATAATGACGGTTCGTGATGCTATTGGGACTTATGTGGCTTGGCCTAAAAACCTTATTGTTTTTCCAGTAGAGTTTCAG AAAATGGCAGCAAAGAGTAGAGgaatgagaaagagaaaaagagtagAAGAAGATAAGTATCATGAAGAAGATATAGACATGGCATCATTGCCAACaaccctccctccctcccttaaAGCGGTATGCATATGGGCCAAAGAAACACTCACAAATGGGAAGACAATTATCTGCAATTTTGATGAAAAGATTTTTGGACATTCGTTCAAAACATGTGTGAATAAAAACGATGTTAATAACTTTGCCACCATGAAGGAAGTATCGGGCAGCTGCATCAGCATCTATATGAG CCATCTTTATGGTGTGTTGAGGAAGTCAAAGATGGTGGACATGGTTGGATTTATGGACAGTACAAAAACTGGTGCCATTGGGTGTGGCAATCCAATTGAGCGTTCCCGTGCAATAGCCGATAGGCTGAAAAAGGCAAAGCGTGGCCAGATTATTTTGTTGCCATATAACTCAGG TTGTCACTGGATGCTGACTGTAATAAACTCTGAAGAAGACACAGTCTACTTCATGGACCCATTAAAGAGGAGACTAATTATGGGAGAGTGGAAGAACATTGTTGACAA CGGCATCAAAATATATAATGCACAAGTCAAAAGGCAAGGCAGAAAAGCAACTACCTGGAAAAACTGTGCG GGTATTCTGGAGCAAAAGACCGACAAGGATTGTGGATATTTTATAATGAGATACATGAAGGAAATAGTGGAGGATAAAAACTTGGACTTTTTCACCAAG tgggagagaagaAGTAAAGCAGCATATTTCCAGGAGGATATCGATGTGGTCAGAACTGAGTGGGCAAAGTTTGTGgttaaaacatatatgtaa